CGTGTTGCTGCTTTTTGACAATGGTGTCAATAGCAGGGTAGACACCGCTTTTGAAAATGTTGTCATTGATCTGCTCTATACGGAAGCGGGCACAGATATTGAGTTCGAAGGTCTCTTCAAGTACACCAAGCATCTCTCTGCTCTCATCGAGGAGCCGGCTGTCTATCTCCAGTGCATTCTGCTGTGCATCTTCCAGGAGGTTGAGAACGGACTCCAGTGACATAGCGATATAGGTCAGTTCCACAGGGTGGAGTTTTCGCAACTTGATACGTCTGGCAATACGTTCCAGGTCGTAGATCTGTTTTAGGTGGGTCTCAAAACGGTCGATGTTGGGGAGCAGCTTTTCTGTAAGGTCATAACGCTCTTCCAATAGCGCTTTGTCACAGACAGGGTTTAGCAGTCTCTCTTTGAGCAAACGTTTACCAAAGGCTGTGGAAGTTTTGTCTATAAGGTCAAGCAGCGTAATGTCAGAAGGGTCCCTTGAAATGACAGAGAGCTGCTCCATCGCATTGTTGCCGATATACATGTAGCGGCTGTTCCCCAGAAAGACAGGTCTGTTCATCTTCTCGATGATACTCTCGTCATGCTCGATGATGAAGTCTATGAGTACAGCCAGAGATTCGGTAGTGTAGGGGTGGCGCTCCAGATCAAGATACTCGATGGCTGAGAGGAAAGAGTTGATCTCGAAGATACGGGTAAAGAGCTCGTTCTGAAAAACGATCCTGAAACGTTTGGTATTGATGCTGTAGTGCAGGGAACTGAGTTCGAGGTAGTGGATGATCCATTCTCTATCGATCTCTTTGCTCTCAAGTGTGATGATCACTTCGGAGGTGTTGTAGGTCTGCAATAGATTGAATGCTTCATCGAGGGCATAGGTCTTGTCATCACGGGTAGAGTGTATCTCGTTACAGATCGTCTTGCCGGTACTCACGTCGATGGCTGCATAGCCGACAGAGTAGATGCCGCTGTTCTCATCGATCATCAATGAGACGATATTGTTCTCGCTGGGTTCGCTCAGGTATTCAAAGTTGGTGCCCGGAGAGATGATGTTGGCGACATAGCGTTTGACATTGGGCATCTCCCCTTTCTGTTTGACAACGATGATGGTGTACTTCTTGGTGGCGATAAGGCGGGAGAGGTAACGGTCAAGCGAGACGGCAGGCACGCCTGCAAGCAGAGGGTTGGAGATGGAGTTCTCCAGGATGGCTTTGCTCTTCCTGGTCAACTGGATGTTGAGCAGTTCTGCAATCTCTTTGGCTTTCCCGATCTTGAGATCATCGTTGTTCACTTCATAGGTTTCGAAGAAGGTACCGATCTCCATCAATACAAGGGCATCTTTCCCGTACTTCTCTTCAAAATAGCGCTGCAGATCGAAATAGACTTCCGTAAGAAGCTTGTTTTTCTGGGAAAGTATCTCTGCTGCTCTGTCCACGTATTGCCCTCTTTTTTAATAGTATAGATTTTATCATAAAGCGGGTTAGAAACATCCTCTTATAAACCTTTCAGATAATTTGGGTATAATACCGTCCCATTTTATGTCGTTAGGTCAATGAAAAAGGTTCTATCGAAATAAAAAATTCTATAGGGAGTAAGCATATGCCAAAAATGAAAAGCGTAAAAGGCGCTGTAAAGCGTTTTAAAGTGAAAAAAAGCGGCAAGATCAAAAGAGGGACTGCATATAGAAGTCACATTCTTTCAAAAGTCGACGGTAAACACCACAGACAGATGAGAAGTCCTAAACATGTTGATAAAGCGGATGCGAAGAACATCAAAGAGATGATAAATTAATCATTTCTTGGTTGTTAAGCTATTTCCCCCGATCAGGGGCAAGTTCAAACAGAGAGAATGTTTGACACCGATTCTTAAGATTTTAAAAAGATAAGGTAAAGGAAAACCATGAGAGTAAAAACTGGTGTTGTTAGACACAGACGTCACAAAAAACTACTAAAACAGGCAAGAGGGTTCTACAGCGGTAGAAGAAAACACTTCAGAAAAGCGAAAGAGCAACTCGAGCGTTCATTAGTATATGCTTACAGAGATAGAAGACAGAAGAAGAGAGATTTCAGAAAACTCTGGATCGTTCGTATCAATGCGGCAGCAAGACTCAATGACTTGAACTATTCAAGATTCATGCACGGTCTTAAGCTTGCGAACATTGAACTTGACAGAAAGATCCTTGCCGATATGGCAATGAATGCACCTGAAAGTTTTGCAAAAATTGCAGATGCTTCAAAAGCAGCATTGGCAAAATAAGTCATCTTGACTATCTTTTGAGGAGCTTCGGCTCCTCATCCCCACATATTTTCTTTCAAATATAAATCCAATACATTTTAATCTTCCATCCTAACAAATTTTTGCTACAATGGCAAAAACATTATTTAGGTATAGCATGCAGCCCTATCAGCGATTTCATACATTCCAGGAAGATTTCAGAGAGCCTTTTGCCCGTGACAGGGACAGGGTACTGCACTGCAGTTCCTTTCGTAGACTTGAGTACAAGACACAGGTCTTCCTCAACCATGAGGGAGATTACTTCCGTACGCGCCTCACACACTCTCTGGAGGTCAGCCAGATAGCAAGAACACTTTCTCGGATGCTTGGACTTAATGAAACTCTTTCCGAAGTCATAGCCCTCTCTCATGACCTGGGGCATACCCCTTTTGGCCATGTTGGAGGAGATGAACTGGACAGATTGCTGAAAGAGGATGGCCGGATACTGGGGTTTGAACACAACTTTCAGTCTTTTCGTGTGCTCACTAAACTGGAGAAGCGCTACAAGGAATTCGATGGGCTCAATCTGACCTTCGCGACACTGGAAGGAGTATTGAAACATTCCTATCCCTACAAAAAGCCTTTTTTGGAGAATCTGGATGAACGATTTGCACTTGATAGACACCCTTCACTTGAAGCGATGGTCGTAGACCATGCCGATGAGATAGCCTATACGTCCCATGACATTGATGACGGTATCAAATACGGGCTCATCACCTTTGAAGATCTGCTGCATGATGAGCTTTGTCTCTGTGTCGACAAAATGGTACAGGAGGAGGGTGTGGCAAGAGAAGAGAAGCTGTATCGCCATCGTTTTGTTGCAGGGCTTATTAAGCTCTTAGTGGAAGATTTCATAACCCATTCAAGAGCAGGTGCGAGTGAGTATCGAAAGGAGATGCCTATCTGTGCAACACTGGATGCACAGGCCCCCTTGCCTGTAGGTTTTTCCAAAGAGAGGGCTACACAGTTGAAGCGCTTGAAGAAACTGTTATTGAAAAAATTGTACAAACATCAGCGAATCGCCAGAAAGATGCATGCGGGAAAACAGTGCATCAAAGGCTTGTATAAAGCTTTCAGAGAAGATCAGGATCTGTTGCCTCCAAATCAAAAGGCTTTGCTGGAAGTACGAACAAAAGAGAGGGTAATAGCCGACTATATTGCCGACATGACGGATCGTTATGCGATGAAAACCTACCATGAGCTGTACGGATTGACGCTCTAAGACATACTAAAACCATTAACTTTTTATTTACTTATAAAAGTTAGTTGTACAGCTTATAAAATACCGAAAACCCCCAATATGTCGTTATAATTTAGATAATTTCATATTAAATCATTTTAAATATTGTTAATTCTTTGTTAATTTAAGGTTAGACTTAAGTTTATTGTTTTAAACTGTATTTACATGTTTTTTGGACAAACATAAAAATCAAAGGAGTAAACATGAAAAAGATTGTATCTTTGTCAGTAATGGCAGCGGCAGCTACAAGCTTTGCATTCGGTTCTACAGCAGACGACATCGCAAACCTTCAAGCTCAAATCGATAAACTAAAAACAAAGCAGGGGAAAATCAATGCCCAATCTGCAAACGATAACATTAAATGGGGTGTAGACTTCAGAACAGCGTATGACAATATCAATTACGATATGGCAAACGGAACTTCAGTAGGTAATGATTCACTTCTCAGTATGAGACTCTGGTTGAATATGGCGTATGCTCCGGATGAGCACAACGTATTCAAGGGTCAGCTTTCTATGAACAAAGCGTTTGGTGCTGATTTTGGTCCAAACAATGGCCAAATGGGAAGTAGAGCATTTTCTATGGGTGGTATGTTTGACTGGACTGGAAATGAAGCACTTACAGACAATAACCTGAAAGTCAGACAGGCATACTGGTTGTATCTTGGAGACAAAGCATTCGGTGCTGATATTCCATGGACATTCTCAATCGGTAGAAGGCCTTCTACTAACGGTTTCCTTGCAAACCTCAGAGAAGATGATGCAGCACAGTCTCCACTTGCTCACGTAATCAACGTTGAATTCGATGGTCTCTCTTCAAAGCTTGATCTTTCAAATGTGACAGGTGTACCTGGCATGTCTTTCAAAGTATGTCTTGGATATGGTGCTACAAATGCAGCACCTCTTTTTACAAATGCTACACCGTATGCAGATAATCAAAATGATCTTGATGATATCAAATTGGGTGGATTCATTTTCGAACCATACAATGATGGTCAGTTTATTGTAAAAACAACATGGTACAAAGCGTTTGACCTTCCAGGTCAGCAAAGCCCACTCAATCCGAATTTTGATGGAAACTTCCACCAGTTTGGTGATATGCAGGGTGCAGCACTTTCTGTATTGGTTGACGGGTTGACCGAAGACGGTTACTTTGCAGATGCAAAAGTATTCGGTTCATTCGCATGGAGTAAATCTATGCCGTATACAGGTTCAATGATGATGGGTTCACCAGATGATGAAACAGGTACTTCCTGGTGGGTTGGAACACAGCTTCCAGTCGTAGAAGGCGGAGTATTCGGTCTTGAGTATAACCATGGTTCAGAATTCTGGAGACCATTCACATATGCTGAAGACACTATGATCGGTTCAAAGATCGCTGCACGTGGTGATGCATGGGAAGCCTACTTCACATACCAGATCAATGATGCATTGAGCCTCCAGGCAAGATACACAGATATCTCTTATGACTATACAGGAAGTAACGGATTCTTCGGTAACTACTCTGGTGCTTCTATGAAAATTGATGATATCAAAGATGGTGCGGCTATGTGGTCACAGCTTGGAGGAACTCAGGACCCTACATCTGGACAAACTGTATATATGAATCTTGCACAAATGATGCAAATGGACCCTATGGATCCAGCAACACAAGAAGCTCTTATGCCACAAGTTCAACAAATGGGTATGGCAGCAGCATTTGCTCCAAATATTGTTGAAGCAGCACAAGACTTCAGAATCTACCTTAGATATAGATTCTAAGAACTATGAAGAGACTATTGTCTCTTCGTAATTGGTTATTGGTATATTGGTCACGGGGATCTTCCCTTGATCTGGTGTACCGATACCAACTTTCTCTTCCCCCAATCAAGAAATACAAATTGACAATAACCCCAATTCACAATCCCCCCACTTTTCTTTTTTGCACGTACCATAAACCTACAATTACTCCATATTCCTCTCTTTCAGTTTAACTTATGCACTATAGCAATTAAACTGTTTAATAAATATACTTTTGTTCATATTCTCTCTTCTTTATTTTATTTTTCAATTTATATATATTGGATTAAAAAAAGTTCGGTTATAATGAATCCAGAAATTATAGTGGGTTGACATTTGAGTAATGCAACAATGCAATAATCATAATTGAAAGGGGAAAAATGAATATCTTAAAAAGTATTCTTGCCTTTATAGGTGCAGTAATCATCATTGCAGCAATAGCTGTCTATGTGAAATTTGATCTTGGAGATAAGTTGGAGAAAGCTTCAAAGCTTGATCCTAAGGCAATGGGAGCGTATATGACAATGTTTGATGCTGTACTTACTACGGGTAAAGCTACAGATGCAATGGTCAGAAGAGTAAAGATCGATCCGGATGTTCCTACAGAGGATGTGGTTGAAGCTATGAAAAGTATTGCTACTGATGCAAACATGGTTCAGGTCGGTGATTCACATATGTCTGACAAGTCGATCAAAGATGGCAAAGGCAATAGATATATAAGAATATTACACTACTGCAGTCCAAGTATTGCAAAAGAGTTTATTGACTATTCTTTGGCATTTGGTGCTTTTATGCCATGCCGGATTCTTATTGTAGAAGACGACAATGGAGACAGATGGCTCATTACTATGGCAATGGAACTCATGCTGTTTGGTGGACATACATTACCTCCAGAGATGATGAAGAAAGCAGAACATGTCAGAAGTACCATGTACAAAATGATGGATCTTGGGGCAAAAGGTGACTTTTAAATCTTATTAACGTACAAGAAAGATTTATTAGTTTAATTACAGTGAAGTATGTAAGTTACTAAAAGAAATATTTTTGAACTTAATTGCAAATTTTGATCAATCAACTTTACAATTAATAAAAAAAGTATTATACTCGGTAACTAGAGTTTGTTTTCAAATGGATGAAAATAAAAAATTTAAAAACAAGGGTTAAGATGAAAAAAATAGTTCTTTCTATGCTGTTGGCTGGGATTGGCTTGATCGCTGCTGAAGGTACAGTACCTTACAGGTCTGGTATATTGTTGCCTCCACAGGCTGATAAGATTTATGCAAAAGAGTGTGC
Above is a window of Sulfurovum riftiae DNA encoding:
- a CDS encoding deoxyguanosinetriphosphate triphosphohydrolase, translating into MQPYQRFHTFQEDFREPFARDRDRVLHCSSFRRLEYKTQVFLNHEGDYFRTRLTHSLEVSQIARTLSRMLGLNETLSEVIALSHDLGHTPFGHVGGDELDRLLKEDGRILGFEHNFQSFRVLTKLEKRYKEFDGLNLTFATLEGVLKHSYPYKKPFLENLDERFALDRHPSLEAMVVDHADEIAYTSHDIDDGIKYGLITFEDLLHDELCLCVDKMVQEEGVAREEKLYRHRFVAGLIKLLVEDFITHSRAGASEYRKEMPICATLDAQAPLPVGFSKERATQLKRLKKLLLKKLYKHQRIARKMHAGKQCIKGLYKAFREDQDLLPPNQKALLEVRTKERVIADYIADMTDRYAMKTYHELYGLTL
- the rpmI gene encoding 50S ribosomal protein L35 gives rise to the protein MPKMKSVKGAVKRFKVKKSGKIKRGTAYRSHILSKVDGKHHRQMRSPKHVDKADAKNIKEMIN
- a CDS encoding DUF302 domain-containing protein, yielding MNILKSILAFIGAVIIIAAIAVYVKFDLGDKLEKASKLDPKAMGAYMTMFDAVLTTGKATDAMVRRVKIDPDVPTEDVVEAMKSIATDANMVQVGDSHMSDKSIKDGKGNRYIRILHYCSPSIAKEFIDYSLAFGAFMPCRILIVEDDNGDRWLITMAMELMLFGGHTLPPEMMKKAEHVRSTMYKMMDLGAKGDF
- the rplT gene encoding 50S ribosomal protein L20 produces the protein MRVKTGVVRHRRHKKLLKQARGFYSGRRKHFRKAKEQLERSLVYAYRDRRQKKRDFRKLWIVRINAAARLNDLNYSRFMHGLKLANIELDRKILADMAMNAPESFAKIADASKAALAK
- a CDS encoding DUF3373 family protein, with amino-acid sequence MKKIVSLSVMAAAATSFAFGSTADDIANLQAQIDKLKTKQGKINAQSANDNIKWGVDFRTAYDNINYDMANGTSVGNDSLLSMRLWLNMAYAPDEHNVFKGQLSMNKAFGADFGPNNGQMGSRAFSMGGMFDWTGNEALTDNNLKVRQAYWLYLGDKAFGADIPWTFSIGRRPSTNGFLANLREDDAAQSPLAHVINVEFDGLSSKLDLSNVTGVPGMSFKVCLGYGATNAAPLFTNATPYADNQNDLDDIKLGGFIFEPYNDGQFIVKTTWYKAFDLPGQQSPLNPNFDGNFHQFGDMQGAALSVLVDGLTEDGYFADAKVFGSFAWSKSMPYTGSMMMGSPDDETGTSWWVGTQLPVVEGGVFGLEYNHGSEFWRPFTYAEDTMIGSKIAARGDAWEAYFTYQINDALSLQARYTDISYDYTGSNGFFGNYSGASMKIDDIKDGAAMWSQLGGTQDPTSGQTVYMNLAQMMQMDPMDPATQEALMPQVQQMGMAAAFAPNIVEAAQDFRIYLRYRF